The genomic segment TGGCAGTTTTGATTTTTGCAGTTTTTAACACTGCCATGCGACAGAAGAATCAGCTTGGAATGATGATGGGATGTGGATGCGGAATCGTATTTCTTATAAACTTTTTCATAAATATCCTGGAAAATCTGGGTATATTTCCACAATCAGTAACATTTCTTCCCTTTTTATCAGCAGGAGGAAGCTGCATTATAGTTTCCTATGGACTGATGGGGATTGTGCTGAGTACATACAGATATAAAAATATCTATCCACGGCATCTGAAAATAGGTTTTAAATTTGATAAAACCAAAGCGAGAAAAGCCCTGTATGTCTCAAAAATGTCCATGTGCATATGGACAGGAGGCACTGTTGTTGTTATGTGCGTTGCCATATATTGGGATTTGTGTAAGAGTTATATGAATATTCCGTTTAAAATCGTAACCATTGTACTGACATTGCTTCTGGTTGGAAATATGAGAAAGATTGTGCAGCACAATGAAATGAACAGATAGAAAATGTAAGAAACTGTATTAAGAAAGATACCGCCATATTGATTGTGATAAGTCAATATGGCGGTACTTTTATCCATTAATTGTCAGGAGTGATTGTCTTGCGGTATTTTTCACGTTTATCTGCCGGAACTTCCAGGGCGTTCATTGCCTGGTCAATGGTCAGGTTCATATTTTTCATAAGTTTTTTGATGGAGTCGGTTTCTTTGAGTTCCATGCCCTCATCCATTAACATCTGTCCAAGTCTGGTCATGCGCATTACCTCCTTAATTTCGTCTAACTCAGTTCTGTCTAAGAACTTGTCAGCCAGTGTATACAACATCGCAGTTGTCTTTTCAGCATTCAGCTCAATATTGGGCTTTGCCAGACAAATTGCTTCTTTAAACATATCCTTGCGGCTCATTTTTCCGGACATCAATGGTGTCAGGGAAAGAGCAGCGTAATCATCTTCAGTAAAAGCTTCACCGTTATCCTGCTTCTGCTTTAATTATTAAGCTATAAATGAGCAAATTTGAAAAAATGCACAAAACTATCCTGCTAATTTCATAAACGCTTCAAAATCGACACAGGATTTTGCACATTGAAACAAATATTGATACTTTTCCTGCTGAATGGTACTGCGAATCAGTTGATATCCTTCCTGGAAAGACTGATATTGCCCAGTGCTTATAACACAGATATAATGTGCCATTGACATCAACAGCCAGTACCTCTGGATTCCTTTCGAGGAACGTATCTGATAGGTATCCAACGCCAGACGGGTTTTACATTGTCTGAAAAATACCCCTATTGTCCACCGGCACACATAATATTTTCGGTTTTTGACTGTCACAGGGTCAAATCCTTTCTCTGTTACCGATAATTCAGCAGCAAGTTCGCTGAGCTTCTTTTTCATTCCTGACGGGTACAGCAGGCGGTTTGTTTTTAAAGCTCCAATGGTATGGAACCCCTTCTGTACAAATGTGTTGATTATTTTTTCAGAAACATACCAGCAGTCACAAAGGAAATATGACATGACTGGAGGTTCTGGCAGTTCCTTTGCAATGTTCTGCACAATATCAATCTTGGAAATGGATTTATTGTACAGTACAAAAGCATAGTTCAGGACAATGCCATTGCACGAAAGCATAACAGCAACTGCCTGATGGTCATAATCCTGTTTTCTCTTTAAATGGGACTGGTGGAAATACGCATCTTCAATTGGATGCATAGCCTGTGACGAAGGCTTTGTCTTTGAAGCTATGGTATCATCCACAATACAGAAAACAGGTTTTCCGGTGCGCTGTGCTTCTGAATAAATAATTTCAACTACGGAGGATTTTAAAGTATTTTCAAGTAAGGTATCATCCCATTTCCCAGAATTGAGGAAATGTGCGATGGTAGTTCTGGGGCAGGAACTGTTTTGTGAAAAGTCGGTAGTCTTTCCGTGGTAACCTGAGATAAAGATACTGATCAGGATACTCATGAGATGACCGATCACTCTGTTCGAAAAAGATTTGCATAAATTTAATTTCTTAAGCTGGTTGTATATGAATGTAGAATAATGTATAGTATTTGTGAGAGGCACCTTCTTTCGTAAATGTTGCAATGTTTGTTTGGTCACTTTCATTATACAACACAAACGATTTAAGGTGTCTTTCTTTTTATGCAAAATCACGAACTTGCTCATTTATAGTTATATTCTTGCTAACATACTTCTAAAGATGAAGTTTATGAAAAATTGAAAGGAGTAGCTTGCATGGATAAAAATAATAGAGTAATATACGGAATAGCAGGAGATGGAGAAATAATGCGAGTAGTAATATGCGATGATGAGAAAGTAACTTGTTCAGAGATAGAGAAAATGCTTAGTTTTTTTGCGTTCGAAAAATGTATAAAGTTGGAAGTGGACGTGTTTTTTGATGGAGATACTTTGACAGAATATTTGAAAAAAGAAAAAGCTCCAGACATTCTTTTTTTAGATATTGAACTTCCGGGAATGAATGGGGTTGAGGTCGGAAAATATATCAGGGATATATTGAGGAATACAGATATGTTTATGATATATATATCTTCTAAAAAGGAATATGCTTTAGAACTGTTTCAAAACCAGCCATTTGATTTTCTGATAAAACCAATAAAAAAAGAACGGCTGTATCATGTTATGGAGAAAATATTTAGTATTATTGGAAAAAATGAGTGCAATTTTGAGTATAAAAATCAAGGAAATAGTTACAGAATTATGTACAAAGATATTTTGTATTTTCAAAGTGATGGAAGAAAAATTAATATTGTAATGGAAAAGAAAATAGAAAGTTTTTATGGTAAGTTATCTGAGATTGAACAGATGTGTCCAGAGGGGTTGTTTTTGCGTATTCACAAATCATATTTGATCAATATGTGCCATGCGAAAGAAATTACTTATAAATGGATAAAAATGATAAACGGAGATGTGTTGGATATTAGCAGATCGAACCGTGTGGCTATAAGAAGAAAACTAATGGAGAGTATGGCAAATGAAATTCGTAATGATAGCTGAACTGTTGCTTATATTGTTTTCAAATGGAATTCGATTTTATGCAGTTAAAAGGTACATAGATTTTTTTGCTGCCAGAGAAAAATGTCTATGGAAATATAATTGGATTCTATATACTTTTGCATGTATTGGGACTTATATTGTTAGTATTATATTTGAATCGCCAAATTTGAATATAATTTCGAATGTCATTGCTTTATTTCTACTGGCATGCCCGTATAAGATAAAGCTGTCTAAAAAATTCCTAATGACATTTATTATATATTCTATTAATTTACTAGCAGATATTATAGTTGTTCAACTGTTGGCAGGATATGTTCCCGGACAAAGAGTAGGCTCAGCTTATCAATTTATAACTAGCTTGGCGATTTTAATTCCAACTGCTTTTTTTTCAGAATTTACAAAGAAAAAAAC from the Blautia wexlerae DSM 19850 genome contains:
- a CDS encoding LytR/AlgR family response regulator transcription factor, whose protein sequence is MDKNNRVIYGIAGDGEIMRVVICDDEKVTCSEIEKMLSFFAFEKCIKLEVDVFFDGDTLTEYLKKEKAPDILFLDIELPGMNGVEVGKYIRDILRNTDMFMIYISSKKEYALELFQNQPFDFLIKPIKKERLYHVMEKIFSIIGKNECNFEYKNQGNSYRIMYKDILYFQSDGRKINIVMEKKIESFYGKLSEIEQMCPEGLFLRIHKSYLINMCHAKEITYKWIKMINGDVLDISRSNRVAIRRKLMESMANEIRNDS
- a CDS encoding transposase; translated protein: MSILISIFISGYHGKTTDFSQNSSCPRTTIAHFLNSGKWDDTLLENTLKSSVVEIIYSEAQRTGKPVFCIVDDTIASKTKPSSQAMHPIEDAYFHQSHLKRKQDYDHQAVAVMLSCNGIVLNYAFVLYNKSISKIDIVQNIAKELPEPPVMSYFLCDCWYVSEKIINTFVQKGFHTIGALKTNRLLYPSGMKKKLSELAAELSVTEKGFDPVTVKNRKYYVCRWTIGVFFRQCKTRLALDTYQIRSSKGIQRYWLLMSMAHYICVISTGQYQSFQEGYQLIRSTIQQEKYQYLFQCAKSCVDFEAFMKLAG